In a single window of the Melioribacteraceae bacterium genome:
- a CDS encoding PASTA domain-containing protein: MKTKSSIILKKAAIYILVLIGTFLLIDKIVLPFYISGTEIAVPNLVGKHKDDAVRMLEDANLQPIVQTSRFDENISRDHVMFQKPNAGALVKENRRIYLTISGGSAQIRVPSLISKTVRDASLTLERMGLKIGNVDPIESEFPADLIVEQSIVPGREVDQGSVIHVKISIGPQIGMIRVPNILGKSLAEAENILRLNSLHIGTKTYIYSSTLLPNTIVDQQPSENSIIAVGDSISVVLSQSRSGG; encoded by the coding sequence ATGAAAACAAAAAGTTCAATAATATTAAAAAAAGCCGCTATTTATATCCTAGTGCTAATTGGTACTTTTCTATTAATCGATAAAATAGTTTTACCATTTTATATCTCCGGAACTGAAATTGCAGTCCCTAATTTAGTTGGTAAACATAAAGATGATGCGGTTCGGATGCTTGAGGATGCAAATTTACAGCCAATAGTTCAAACTTCCCGTTTCGATGAAAATATAAGCAGGGATCATGTCATGTTTCAGAAACCGAATGCCGGCGCACTGGTTAAGGAGAATCGTAGAATTTACCTAACTATTAGCGGCGGCTCAGCACAAATTAGGGTTCCAAGTTTAATTTCGAAAACCGTTCGTGACGCAAGCTTAACTTTAGAAAGAATGGGGTTAAAAATTGGCAATGTTGATCCTATTGAATCTGAATTTCCTGCTGATCTAATTGTAGAGCAGTCAATAGTCCCGGGACGAGAAGTAGATCAAGGATCTGTTATTCATGTTAAAATTAGTATTGGTCCTCAGATAGGAATGATTAGAGTCCCTAATATTTTAGGAAAATCTTTGGCAGAGGCTGAAAACATTTTACGGTTGAATTCACTCCACATTGGAACAAAGACATATATATATTCAAGCACGCTATTACCTAATACAATAGTAGATCAGCAGCCATCCGAAAATTCAATTATTGCGGTGGGAGATAGCATAAGTGTAGTTCTTTCACAAAGTAGATCCGGCGGTTAA
- a CDS encoding ribulose-phosphate 3-epimerase translates to MRPIKLIAPSILSADFSNLSQQIRAAELGSADIIHCDIMDGHFVPNITFGPLVVSAVKKITKLPLDVHLMIENSEKYLESFVEAGASYLTIHQEANVHLDRSLNHIRELGAKPGVSINPATPISTIEEVLEIVDLILVMTVNPGFGGQKFIESTLRKVEKLAELKSKHGYNYLIEVDGGVSKDNIQKISNAGVNIFVAGNSVFAQDNITAAVLELKNLVN, encoded by the coding sequence ATGAGACCTATTAAACTTATCGCGCCATCAATCTTATCAGCAGATTTTTCAAATTTATCCCAGCAAATTAGAGCCGCTGAATTGGGAAGTGCCGATATAATTCATTGTGATATAATGGATGGGCATTTTGTACCTAATATAACTTTTGGTCCCTTAGTTGTTTCAGCGGTAAAAAAAATTACAAAACTTCCACTGGATGTCCATCTTATGATTGAAAATTCTGAGAAATATTTAGAAAGTTTTGTTGAGGCCGGAGCTTCTTATCTAACGATTCATCAAGAGGCTAATGTTCATCTAGATCGCTCATTGAACCATATTAGAGAATTAGGTGCCAAGCCCGGTGTATCAATTAACCCGGCAACTCCAATTTCTACTATTGAAGAAGTTTTAGAAATAGTTGATTTGATTTTGGTTATGACTGTAAATCCCGGATTTGGCGGTCAAAAATTTATTGAGAGCACTTTAAGAAAAGTTGAGAAACTTGCTGAGCTGAAATCAAAACATGGATACAACTATTTAATAGAAGTTGATGGCGGTGTTTCTAAAGATAATATTCAGAAAATTTCAAATGCCGGCGTAAATATATTTGTAGCTGGGAACTCGGTATTTGCTCAAGACAATATTACAGCGGCAGTTTTAGAACTTAAAAATTTAGTTAACTAA